The Dioscorea cayenensis subsp. rotundata cultivar TDr96_F1 unplaced genomic scaffold, TDr96_F1_v2_PseudoChromosome.rev07_lg8_w22 25.fasta BLBR01000293.1, whole genome shotgun sequence DNA window TTTGATAGTAACTGTTCATGCATGATGAGGACCAAGACGTCGATAACATCGTCCGGGACTTGATCTTTGCCTTCGAGGAGAATGTAAATGCTATCAAGCGTTATGTATGTGTAGTCATTCCTCCACACTACTGAACTGAAAAAATATGTCAAGAAAAGTTCAACGTAAATCATATATTACACACAAATAATTGAGTTTACACATTTACTATTTGTATTACACacctatttataattttttaaacctaAAACGTTATTTACACATAAATAGCTACATTTTACACAGGTACGTGTTTATTTCCACATGTATAATGTAATATAGACATATATAGATATCGTTTACACAAGTAGGGACTTTATTTACACATGTATAATGTAATATAGACATGAAAGCAAGAGTCATACACAGTCAACGGATATTACCTGTCCACTCGGGTGTTCAAGTAATGCGTAAGGGCTGTCCGTTCCAACAGGTTCAACCTACTGAAGCCTGTGTACTTCTTTTTTTGTGGGAGAAAACCCGGAGGGGTCTTTGCTTCGGGGGTCGTCTCTCTTGGTGGAACCTTGTATGGCACTATTGCAAGCGGATTGGTTTCCTCTGATGTATTCTTCATTCCAGTTAGGAATTCGACAAGTGCTGCCACTTCTCCTAAGGCTGCTTCATCAGTATCTGTTGTGTCAGTTGAAGTGGAGTCAAGTGGGAACATTCTCCTCGGCGGGGCTCGCATAGGTGGTTGGTTTTTCGGAGCATGTGTCCTTGTGCTTCGTGTTCCCTTTCGCGCAGCTTTCTTAGGTGGAACCTTCTTGGGGGCCCTGGATCTGAGCTTTTGGTGGAACCTTATTCGATTATTGTTTGGGTGGGACAGCTTGAGATATATCTGCCTTAGCCGTGCGGCGAGTTACTCTCCTTGGCGGTGTGTCAACTTTACTACCTTCACCGGTGGAAGTCGTTGCAACAGGCGCAGGCTTTGTCACAGGGGCAGGTCCAGTAACAGGCACTGGTTCTGTAACGAGGAAAGGCGCTGGGCCATTAAGgttggtatttttatttataagtacATCCTCTGCAACATGAGAAGGTGTAGGCTCTGCAACAGGGGATGGCGCTGGGGTTCTCGGGTATCATCAGCATCAGGAGCGTCAGGGGCTGTTTTTGAAGTGTCCCTTTCCCGAGTCAGGTTAGACCAGCCCCTAAAACCCTGGGCTACCCGCTTGAATCTAGGGATGTAAGTGGGGCGGGGCCGGGcagggcggggaatgggatccccgtccccatccccgcttccCACGGGATGGGGATTCCCCACCTCCAAATTCCCGGCGGGGAGGAATTATCCCACTCACTCCCCCGtggggatccccacggggtcggggaatccccgcccccaTCAATTTTTTgtattacataaaattctaataatattatatatataaaatatatatatatatatatatattaaagtagaaaacctatttgacacttgtcaatttctcatagaaattttaccagtattattttaataatattaaaatatttatagcataacactaaattatattattttaaactaatttttattattttatctcataatatataataaaattaattttataaaaatattatatttttgaagttgataaatagcttattttatttaatcttaatttaatttctatagaaaataaaaaaaaatattaatttttttaaaaattttcatataaatattcgTATATCACACGGGAGTAATACTAGTATTACTTAAAgtctaaaagtctaaaatattattaataaatactagaaatatatttttttgaaacccacatatttggtccttataatcttatattcatattaaattattttaaaaaaaataaataactaatcatatgagttattttcaatatatatatatatatattattaaaaatcggggaatccccgcggggatccccatGGGGAGTGGGTGGGGAATGCCTTCCCCGCTcccgcccccgccccgcccTCGCCCCGCTCTGCGAGGCGGGGATGGGTTTTTCCCCTGCTCCCGCCTCGCGGGTTATTCGGGAATCCTCGCCCCGAGGCGGGTCCCCACGGGGAACGGGGATTTCCCGCCCCATTTACATCCCTACTTGAATCTCCTACCTGAAGAAAAAGGGAGAGAATGAACGATTGGTTCTCGCCAGATAGTTACTATCCGCGTGGTGACCTTGATACAGCCCTCCACCACCTTTCATCATTCGCGTCGCACTTGTCCAAACGCGCACGCATATCACGAATTTCCTCTAATACCCGCTGCAAGAGGTTGCGTACATCATCACCGTCTCCCTCTGATTGACGGCGAGATAATTTTGATGAGTCGTAAGGGGAAGAGCCACCCCTAGGTTGCTTCCTTGCCTGTTGTCCGCTTGGTTTTGCTGAGTATAGCTTAGGGGAGGCATGTTTCCTTTCTACAGGCCTCGTTGTCGAGGAGCGGCGTCTATCCCTTCTCTTTCGCTCGGCCACTTCAGACGACCTCTCGTAACCTTGCTTTTTGGTTTCCCGCCTTCCAACGCCAATGAGTTCAGTTTCCTCATCGTTGGCTGGAACAAGTTCATAGAACTACAACATTATACACATGAACTTTATTAATTTAAACACGTAAGGCTTATTATACACATGAActatataatttatacataaatatgtTTTGTTACACAGGTAGCCTCTGTTATGCatcagaaaatatattattagacaTGTAAAATGTATTATACatattacaataatattatacacaattaaacaatttaatatgtagaaaataacataatttacatatttttgcTAGAGTTTGACACAAACTTACTTCTCTTCCTTTAAGCGACTTCAACAGAGGACAGATTGAATTCGCCTTGATGTAATTGGTTTCCCCATAACACATTACATAGGGTGTCCTTCCCAGACATTATTTTTCACACTGCCAGTTACCTCGTAGAACCAAATAATGAGGGTGACGGTGTACCCTTTCAAGTAACTTGCGGTGGAGTAGTTTTCTTTGCACCACATCTGTACACGTTCGGCCGTTGTGGGGAGATCGGCCATCAGCCACCTGTGAACGGCATGGGCCCAAGCATAACGCCTAAGTGAGGGAAGATCATTAGCGTACCTGGCCGCAAATATTGGCGCATTAAGAGAAGTGCTGGGGAAAAAGATGGTAGCCATGAAGTAGACGACCAGAAGCTTTACAAAATGTCTCTTTGTCATCGCCTTTTCTTTGCACGAGCAAGCATAGGTTGTCTTTAATTGTGCCACGGTGACGATTATGCATTTTACTAAGGAATGACTCCTCAAACTCGCATTGGATCTTCTTGTGTTTGAACAATACAATATCCCCTCCGCAATGGAGACCGAGAATGAGTGCCACGTCTTCTGGCCTGAATGAGAGCATGCTCTCTCATATCTCAAAGCGCTGGGTGCAATCGTCATACACCTGTAGCAGTGCGTCAATCACCCTTATCTCCTAGATGATGGGTGCAACATCCATGAAATGGGCAAAAGGAGTGCCACGGAGTATCTCCCAGTGCCGCCTGTTCATATCCTTCCTTAATACGGAGATCAGTTCTACAACAGGAGCTAGGTAACACCGTGCATTTACAAACGTTGTTGACATCGTCTATTGTggaaataaaaccaaaaaaaaaaaaatcaatatcttaAATATGAGCGTACTTATTTTACACACGAAGAAGGTATTGTACACAGGAACACCTCATGTTACACATGAACTCTAATATTACACAATATGATGCACAAACTAAATGACAATCtcaagtatatatatgcatcatcATAATGATGTCTAATTTCACACACAAACGAAGCAATGTTACAACATCTAAACACCACGCATAGCACTATCATCCACCTTCTTGAAGGCATGTTTTCTCACCTTTTGGTTGCGATTTCCTTTAACAAACTTCTTCAGTGGCCGGCCATTAACAAGAGAACAAGAGATTCGGAGAAGACGAAAGCCGACGCTCGCGAGAAAGACGATTGCTGGGAAAGGGTTCTCCATTGGCTTGCTCACAATGTATAGAAGACGAACAAGCGCTACCATTAGAGAAAAGTGGCTGCTCCGCGAATCCCTAAGCCTCACAAATCCAACCGTCCAACCGTGAGCGGTTACCAAGATTTTCAAGGGCATACTCATCATTTCATGCGCCTGGGAAGTTTCTCCATACAAGAAGGACATTATGGTAACTTCTATAGCCATTTAACACCTTTATTAACTCTGTTTGGGGAATAAGGGCTGAAAGGAAAAGGCCCCATAAAAGAGGGACTAAAAAAGAAGTGGAAACCTTGTCGGGAGTTAGAGGGAAAGTAAAAATTTGGGAAGgatgtttcatgtttttttttaatgaatgcaGTTTATGTTACGTGTTTAGGAACCGGATAGATTATGGCCAATGATCTCAATAAATTAATAGAAGCGGGATTGTCTTCTTTGTCTCCTTGGTGATAGAGACTTACTCAGCAAAGCTTTGAAATGTTTGTTCTtaacttcttctctctctcctaATTTTTTTGCATGATGAAACTTTTTTGATATAATTTGTTAGTATAACGTGCTAGGTTTTACTAATTCAGAGATTTGTTTTCCCAAATAAATgatcattaatttatatttggatttaaatCATGCTACCTATCTAGTTCATTATATGATcgaatatttttattcattaataatatattaaaatatatttttaatgtgttatttattattgCATCTCAAATGCCCCTTGCgatttttattaattgacaATATAGTAAATTCGCAAGTGGATGATGCTTAATAATtcgtaaaaaataaaaaaaaaatcaccaaattTAGGAAATAAATTCTCAGTTGACAACCATCATGCAAGATTGACCAGACATGTTAGTAATATAGCAGTTCGATGCAAATTAGATGTCacaatgtgtgtgtatattaaataatgtattttaATAGTTCaacaaagataataataaaaaaattataaatgctttaaaaaaaatccaaaattaatGTTACTGtatcatataataatttattttaccaTTGATATAATAAGGTAGTGCCATTAACTTTCAcacaaaaaattgataatttgaatcctttcaaaatataattaaagatttAGAATATATGATGTATATGCGATTTGTTCATATTGtcaatataacaataataatacatttaaacaaaaacaatttttt harbors:
- the LOC120254013 gene encoding cyclin-dependent kinase inhibitor 1C-like, producing MGTGIPFPALPGPAPLTSLDSSGTPAPSPVAEPTPSHVAEDVLINKNTNLNGPAPFLVTEPVPVTGPAPVTKPAPVATTSTGEGSKVDTPPRRVTRRTAKADISQAVPPKQ